Proteins from a single region of Syngnathus typhle isolate RoL2023-S1 ecotype Sweden linkage group LG10, RoL_Styp_1.0, whole genome shotgun sequence:
- the si:ch73-347e22.8 gene encoding immunoglobulin-binding protein Sbi: MKFQLLTPLTIALTVVLVVVIKTRKQEHDKADKQNKFESMKVRVTNDVVAEYQTQKITMENRIDSARKEEKDLQTDVESYEQRVVKKNIEVEACQGAVVSLKDGVANLERELQNLRGETSKEKTSWLAKLESLKKELQMPSAVCPFLKKGVDSASKLCDSETEKVEAPKAEAAKPDAPKAELPKPDAPKAEIPKPDPPKAEIPKPDAPKAEAPKIKAKG; this comes from the exons ATGAAGTTTCAACTGTTGACGCCTCTGACCATTGCGTTGACCGTAGTCCTTGTGGTTGTCATTAAAACCCGCAAACAAGAACACGACAAAgcggacaaacaaaacaaattcgaGAGCATGAAAGTGCGGGTTACCAACGACGTGGTGGCAGAGTATCAAACGCAAAAGATCACCATGGAGAACCGCATCGACAGCGCTCGAAAGGAGGAGAAAGATTTGCAGACTGACGTGGAGTCGTATGAACAGAGAGTGGTGAAAAAGAACATAGAGGTGGAAGCGTGCCAAGGAGCTGTG GTATCATTGAAAGATGGGGTGGCTAATCTGGAAAGAGAACTCCAAAATCTACGCG GTGAGACGAGTAAAGAGAAAACCTCGTGGCTTGCCAAACTGGAATCACTGAAAAAGGAACTACAGATGCCGAGTGCAGTCTGCCCCTTTTTGAAGAAAGGAGTCGATTCCGCAAG CAAATTATGTGACAGTGAGACAGAGAAAGTAGAGGCACCTAAGGCAGAGGCTGCCAAACCAGACGCACCTAAAGCAGAACTCCCCAAACCAGACGCACCAAAGGCAGAgatccccaaaccggacccacCAAAGGCAGAGATCCCCAAACCAGACGCACCAAAGGCAGAagctcctaaaataaaagcaaagggTTGA
- the msmp2 gene encoding prostate-associated microseminoprotein encodes MATGRTFLVYVVLIGVSVPSCSLYTSGECFFNTKGSCEYLGQVYGTGERWITADCHQCVCMEPFGVGCCDHSSKPVDYPEWCDIIRKPDSCTSVVVMRANHKLPCLWGRGRLQPVAGLPWKSDNDPMF; translated from the exons ATGGCAACAGGACGTACATTCTTGGTGTATGTGGTCCTTATCGGTGTCAGCGTGCCCTCGTGTTCGCTTTATACCAGCGGGGAGTGCTTCTTCAACACCAAAG GGAGCTGTGAGTACTTAGGTCAGGTGTATGGGACAGGAGAACGTTGGATTACCGCTGACTGTCACCAGTGTGTCTGCATGGAGCCTTTTGGAGTCGGATGCTGTGATCA CAGCTCCAAGCCTGTGGACTATCCTGAGTGGTGTGACATCATCCGCAAACCTGACTCGTGCACCAGTGTGGTGGTGATGAGAGCCAATCACAAGCTGCCCTGCTTGTGGGGACGAGGTCGCCTCCAACCTGTTGCAGGCCTCCCCTGGAAGTCTGATAATGATCCCATGTTTTGA
- the nbn gene encoding nibrin, which translates to MWVLCPVEQAGGETHYLLPAKEYVVGRKNCDIVLPSDQSISRAHAHFIVTDQTLTIRDTSKYGTSVNGQPLVQNAPVELKSGDSIKFGVFQSNFSVDHQKPVVCSSCLDNDGKAALSEILQLFGGKLVNSWTQDCTHLVMPSVKITIKTISALLSSRPIVKPEFFSELSKAAQQKLPPPETERFIPDIDEPSLKNQVVNLKPDLRRKRLFAGTNFIFLTSKQFKRLNAPVTLGGGTSQLLEEGSLPHDILASPQNCVVDFAGGNSQPPLTASTTGWHNSVKNIIQRKGRRAIAESEIGLAAIYASCDMYCNPSRFTTNAATKPTSRIPSASLSQNLAVDETVLLAASQNITAYAVNTETSQIPERCEVSGITTVGETPKKKMTHHTAHLNGPRTQWIGIDSPSSSAFRTTENKHSQGKKPASKVTGQDIKNATFQLPLMKSTGGKKTFEPQKFPRKSPKKQHVSPEVSPKKQATMTNFFKPLNKKRPLDEEFSASMSEPKRSVKESDISQAGDMASEDVPSRSDKAPAAPMDSENNSFDTSATVSSHTSRKRKEMEEEIDLDELESIMSQGMDCTDEPFSVSQSPKVQNPNSGWTSKSVEALSKKQRVAREDVDAGSRRSPAEPVDEPLPRQRRQTEQETVPVTTGKLETMSSRVSSDSARDRASATEFDQLKGDVVQPKEQPDVHLTTAVDSKQETTQIAQVDDDLPKQLVLVEFRSLTVNGLPPKKTQQQVHTNGFVKNFKRFRKMRVPGLDDSPHIIGGPDLLVHNRGQNAELDEWLKDAEEDEQQSRLKDSEGDDLFRYNPTKLTKRR; encoded by the exons ATGTGGGTATTGTGTCCCGTGGAGCAGGCAGGAG GCGAGACCCACTATCTTCTCCCGGCTAAAGAATATGTGGTGGGCCGGAAGAACTGTGACATTGTGCTGCCGAGTGATCAGTCGATCAGCAGAGCTCATGCTCACTTCATTGTTACCGATCAG ACACTGACCATAAGGGACACCTCCAAATATGGCACCTCCGTCAACGGCCAACCACTGGTACAGAACGCTCCAGTCGAACTGAAGTCAGGAGACAGCATTAAATTTGGGGTTTTTCAGTCCAACTTCAG TGTGGATCATCAGAAGCCAGTGGTGTGTTCTTCTTGTTTGGATAATGATGGCAAAGCTGCACTCTCTGAGATTCTGCAGCTGTTTGGAGGAAAGCTAGTCAATTCATGGACACAGGACTGCACCCACTTGGTTATGCCTTCTGTTAAAATAACCATCAAG ACCATTTCTGCTCTGCTGAGCAGCCGTCCAATCGTGAAGCCAGAGTTCTTCTCAGAGCTGAGCAAAGCAGCTCAGCAGAAGCTTCCTCCTCCTGAGACGGAACG ATTCATCCCTGACATCGATGAGCCCAGCTTGAAAAATCAGGTGGTGAACCTGAAGCCGGATCTCAGGCGCAAGCGGCTTTTTGCCGGAACAAACTTCATATTCCTTACCAGCAAGCAG TTCAAGCGTCTGAATGCCCCGGTGACCCTGGGAGGCGGCACCAGCCAACTCCTGGAGGAGGGCTCGTTGCCCCACGACATCCTGGCGTCCCCACAGAACTGCGTGGTGGACTTTGCTGGTGGCAACTCCCAACCGCCACTTACAGCTTCGACCACTGGGTGGCACAATTCGGTGAAGAACATCATCCAAAG AAAAGGCCGTCGAGCCATCGCAGAATCTGAAATCGGATTGGCCGCCATCTACGCTTCGTGTGACATGTACTGCAACCCTTCCCGTTTCACAACAAACGCAG cgaCGAAGCCGACGTCAAGAATTCCGAGCGCATCTCTCTCCCAAAACCTAGCAGTGGACGAGACCGTTTTACTTGCAGCGTCGCAGAACATCACGGCATACGCCGTCAACACAGAAACATCGCAAAT TCCGGAGCGCTGCGAGGTTAGCGGGATTACCACGGTGGGAGAGACGCCGAAGAAAAAGATGACTCACCACACCGCTCATCTTAATGGTCCTCGCACTCAATGGATTGGGATCGATTCGCCTAGCTCGTCAGCGTTCCGCACTACGGAGAATAAACATTCACAGGGGAAGAAACCCGCATCCAAAGTGACAG GCCAGGATATTAAGAACGCGACTTTCCAGCTCCCGTTGATGAAGTCCACTGGTGGCAAGAAGACATTTGAACCTCAAAAATTCCCTCGGAAATCTCCCAAGAAACAACACGTCTCTCCGGAGGTTTCTCCAAAGAAACAGGCAACAATGACCAACTTTTTCAAACCTCTCAACAAAAAGAG GCCTTTAGATGAAGAATTCTCCGCCAGCATGTCCGAGCCAAAGCGTTCTGTAAAAGAATCTGACATCAGTCAGGCCGGAGACATGGCATCCGAAGATGTCCCCTCACGCTCAGACAAAGCCCCCGCGGCACCAATGGACTCCGAAAATAATTCGTTTGACACCTCTGCGACAGTTTCGTCCCATACAAGCCGAAAGAGGAAGGAGATGGAAGAGGAAATCGATCTAGACGAACTGGAGTCTATCATGTCTCAGGGAATGGATTGCACGGACGAGCCATTTTCAGTCAGCCAATCCCCAAAAGTTCAAAACCCTAATTCCGGATGGACGTCAAAGAGCGTCGAGGCTTTGAGTAAGAAGCAACGAGTAGCCCGCGAAGACGTTGACGCCGGTAGCCGGAGATCACCAGCGGAACCGGTAGACGAGCCGCTCCCACGTCAGCGCCGCCAAACTGAACAGGAAACTGTGCCCGTGACAACGGGGAAGCTCGAGACGATGAGTAGCAGAGTTTCATCGGACTCCGCACGTGACAGAGCGTCTGCCACAGAG TTTGACCAACTCAAAGGAGATGTTGTCCAGCCCAAAGAACAGCCTGACGTTCATCTCACGACAGCTGTCGACAGTAAACAGGAGACCACCCAA ATAGCCCAAGTGGACGACGACCTCCCTAAACAGCTGGTCTTAGTCGAGTTTAGATCCCTCACTGTCAACgggctcccccccaaaaaaacacagcaGCAAGTGCACACCAATGGCTTTGTGAAGAACTTCAAACGTTTCCGCAAG ATGCGAGTGCCCGGCCTGGACGACTCGCCGCACATCATCGGTGGGCCCGACCTGCTGGTTCACAACCGCGGCCAGAACGCCGAACTGGACGAATGGCTGAAAGACGCGGAAGAG GATGAGCAGCAGAGCCGGCTGAAGGACTCTGAAGGAGATGATCTCTTTAG gtaCAACCCCACCAAATTAACCAAGAGAAGATGA
- the them4 gene encoding acyl-coenzyme A thioesterase THEM4, with protein MQRLVMSKMARSLSRLLTGCQRFASPPSVYAHLCHSSTSLPFRSSFVRTMGALPFSFLPKPRDFSLPNSAWSAEMTRLYNFYNNQCEVENESGEKQKGPWRRLPSYNRTLKYATGGAYLSKFIQSKNRLFTRSIKTAGAAFEYVMFINKEEQRCVCIFQAGHLLEGPPGHVHGGAIATMIDSVTGALAAFMSGAVMTANLTINYRSPIPLGSTVLLESSVDNMEGRKTFVSCKVTSTDSSKLHTEATALFLSIKVGHLLGM; from the exons ATGCAACGTCTCGTCATGTCGAAGATGGCGAGGAGCCTCTCACGACTACTGACGGGCTGCCAGCGCTTTGCTTCACCTCCATCGGTGTATGCTCACCTCTGCCATTCATCTACCAGCTTGCCATTCAGAAGCAGCTTTGTGCGGACCATGGGG GCACTGCCATTTTCTTTCCTCCCGAAGCCTCGAGACTTCAGCCTGCCCAACTCGGCATGGAGTGCGGAAATGACTCGCCTCTATAACTTTTACAACAACCAGTGTGAAGTGGAAAATGAATCTGGAGAGAAACAGAAGGGACCCTGGAGGAGACTGCCCAGCTACAATCGCACCCTCAAGTATGCCACAG GAGGAGCCTATCTCAGCAAGTTCATCCAGTCCAAAAATCGACTTTTTACTCGCAGCATCAAAACCGCAGGAGCCGCATTTGAGTATGTGATGTTTATTAACAAAGAAGAGCAGAGGTGTGTCTGCATTTTCCAGGCTGGACATCTGCTGGAGGGCCCGCCCGG GCATGTCCACGGGGGGGCGATCGCCACTATGATTGACTCAGTCACCGGCGCTCTTGCAGCGTTCATGTCTGGAGCAGTTATGACTGCCAATCTCACCATCAATTACCGCAG CCCCATCCCGTTGGGAAGTACAGTGTTGCTCGAATCCTCCGTTGACAACATGGAAGGAAGAAAAACGTTCGTTTCGTGTAAGGTCACCAGCACCGATAGCTCCAAGCTGCACACTGAGGCGACAG caCTCTTCCTGTCTATCAAAGTCGGCCATTTATTGGGAATGTGA